The Streptomyces spororaveus genome includes a region encoding these proteins:
- a CDS encoding response regulator, which yields MTTILLCDDHVVVRAGLLALLGSEPDIEVLGEAGSGEEAVALAAKLHPDVVLMDLQLGEGIDGVEATRRITALPRPPHVLVLTTYDTDADITRAIGAGATGYLLKAERPEELFAAIHSAAQGRTTLSAPVASRVMAHMRGTRPTLTDRELDILGQLARGLGNRDIARALFISEATVKTHLGRIYDKLGVDTRAGAVSVAKEQRLLP from the coding sequence ATGACCACGATCCTCCTCTGCGACGACCACGTGGTGGTCCGCGCCGGACTCCTGGCCCTGCTCGGCAGCGAGCCCGACATCGAGGTCCTCGGCGAGGCGGGCAGCGGCGAGGAGGCCGTCGCGCTCGCCGCGAAACTCCACCCCGACGTGGTCCTGATGGACCTCCAGCTGGGCGAGGGCATCGACGGGGTCGAAGCCACCCGCCGCATCACGGCCCTCCCCCGGCCCCCGCACGTCCTGGTCCTCACCACCTACGACACCGACGCGGACATCACCCGGGCGATCGGCGCCGGCGCCACCGGCTACCTCCTCAAGGCCGAACGCCCGGAGGAACTCTTCGCCGCCATCCACTCCGCCGCCCAGGGCCGCACCACCCTGTCCGCTCCGGTCGCCAGCCGGGTGATGGCCCACATGCGCGGCACCCGGCCCACCCTGACCGACCGCGAGCTGGACATCCTCGGCCAGCTGGCCCGGGGCCTGGGCAACCGCGACATCGCCCGCGCCCTGTTCATCAGCGAGGCCACGGTCAAGACCCACCTGGGCCGCATCTACGACAAGCTCGGCGTCGACACCCGCGCGGGCGCGGTCTCGGTGGCCAAGGAACAGCGCCTGCTGCCCTGA
- a CDS encoding sensor histidine kinase, whose translation MPPTEEHPVHPAPPPRDDTRTLTTVAHTAFFLLLGASVVRFLLRHPGEPRTPWIIALSITLALLYVLGPALGAAPTARRLLWLGLVVTTWVILVVLAPSFAWCAVPLFFTALRTLPPRAAVVLVALLTAFVVIAQLQLSKSFDPNLLLAPPAVAALATAVFVHMERQAQAQRTLIDDLIRTRRELAATERREGTLAERQRLSMEIHDTLAQNLSSQQMLLQAADRTWDTDPGTARAHVRTATGIAAHGLAEARRLVHDLAPPELADGAGLPEALRSLDAGPDIEVRFHLEGTPAPLPDRVQSALLRIAQGALANVREHSGARTAALTLSFLGDQVVLDIADDGHGFTEPRSGTRSGTGADGRGHGLPAMRARVRQLGGTLTIESTPGEGTVLSAAIPLEPAP comes from the coding sequence ATGCCCCCGACCGAGGAGCACCCCGTGCACCCCGCCCCGCCGCCGCGCGACGACACCCGCACGCTGACCACCGTCGCCCACACCGCGTTCTTCCTGCTCCTCGGCGCCTCCGTGGTCCGCTTCCTGCTGCGCCACCCCGGCGAACCCCGCACCCCGTGGATCATCGCCCTCAGCATCACGCTGGCCCTGCTCTACGTGCTCGGCCCCGCCCTCGGCGCCGCCCCCACCGCCCGGCGGCTCCTGTGGCTGGGCCTGGTCGTCACCACCTGGGTGATCCTGGTCGTCCTCGCGCCGAGCTTCGCCTGGTGCGCCGTACCGCTGTTCTTCACCGCCCTGCGCACCCTCCCGCCCCGCGCCGCCGTCGTCCTCGTGGCCCTCCTGACCGCCTTCGTGGTGATCGCCCAGCTGCAGCTGTCGAAGTCCTTCGACCCCAACCTCCTGCTCGCCCCGCCCGCCGTCGCCGCGCTCGCCACCGCCGTCTTCGTCCACATGGAACGCCAGGCCCAGGCCCAGCGCACGCTGATCGACGACCTGATCCGCACGCGCCGCGAGCTCGCCGCCACCGAACGCCGCGAGGGCACCCTCGCCGAGCGGCAGCGGTTGTCGATGGAGATCCACGACACCCTCGCCCAGAACCTGTCCAGCCAGCAGATGCTGCTCCAGGCCGCGGACCGCACCTGGGACACCGACCCGGGCACCGCCCGCGCGCACGTCCGTACCGCCACCGGCATCGCCGCGCACGGGCTCGCCGAGGCCCGCCGGCTCGTCCACGACCTGGCCCCGCCCGAGCTCGCCGACGGCGCCGGCCTCCCCGAGGCCCTGCGCTCCCTCGACGCCGGCCCGGACATCGAGGTCCGCTTCCACCTCGAAGGCACCCCCGCCCCGCTCCCCGACCGCGTCCAGTCGGCCCTGCTGCGCATAGCCCAGGGCGCACTGGCCAACGTCCGCGAGCACTCCGGAGCCCGTACGGCCGCGCTCACCCTGAGTTTCCTCGGCGACCAGGTCGTCCTCGACATCGCCGACGACGGCCACGGCTTCACCGAACCGCGCTCCGGCACCCGCTCCGGCACCGGCGCCGACGGGCGCGGACACGGCCTCCCGGCCATGCGGGCCCGCGTCCGCCAGCTGGGCGGCACCCTGACGATCGAATCCACGCCGGGCGAGGGCACCGTCCTCTCCGCGGCCATCCCCCTGGAGCCGGCCCCATGA
- a CDS encoding GlcG/HbpS family heme-binding protein: MKTRTRVLTGTALAVALGAGAFGAVSASATPASEAASASVASVSSKKDGPADKNFTTTTHLTVDAATRAAQAALKAAESENQKVTVAVVDRNGNTIVTLRGDGAGPQSYDSAQRKAFTAVSWNAPTSVLVGRLAQTPNLKDIPGTLFLGGGTPVQANGAPVAGVGVAGAPSGDLDEKFAKAGVDALGK; encoded by the coding sequence ATGAAGACCCGCACCCGCGTTCTCACCGGTACCGCCCTTGCCGTCGCCCTGGGCGCCGGAGCCTTCGGTGCCGTGAGCGCCAGCGCGACCCCGGCCTCCGAGGCCGCTTCGGCGTCCGTCGCCTCGGTCTCCTCGAAGAAGGACGGGCCGGCCGACAAGAACTTCACCACGACGACGCACCTCACCGTCGATGCCGCGACGCGCGCCGCCCAGGCCGCCCTGAAGGCCGCGGAGTCCGAGAACCAGAAGGTGACGGTCGCGGTCGTCGACCGCAACGGCAACACCATCGTCACGCTGCGCGGCGACGGCGCGGGCCCGCAGTCCTACGACTCGGCGCAGCGCAAGGCCTTCACCGCCGTGTCCTGGAACGCCCCGACCTCGGTGCTCGTGGGCCGGCTGGCCCAGACCCCGAACCTGAAGGACATCCCCGGCACCCTCTTCCTCGGCGGTGGCACCCCAGTCCAGGCGAACGGCGCGCCCGTCGCCGGTGTGGGTGTGGCCGGTGCCCCGAGCGGTGACCTGGACGAGAAGTTCGCCAAGGCGGGCGTGGACGCGCTCGGCAAGTAG
- a CDS encoding M1 family metallopeptidase: MELRTLYRLAAPSAVALLALTTGCTGDTVQGRPGASGLRDPYFPRAGNGGYQVDHYALDLDYDPADGRLHGKAVITARAEQALSSFNLDFSGLNVEGVTVQGEGARYNRTGNELTVRPAEDLAKGEVFRTEVDYSGKPKPLVDVDGAKEGWITTSDGAVAVGEPVGSMTWFPGNHHPGDKAAYDITITVPRGYEAVSNGELRSRTEDADGRTAFAWHSPEPMASYLATAAVGPFKVTTGRTPSGVGLYSAVAPGEQAANTGPLARLPEMVEWGSGRFGPYPFASAGAIVVPAGTLSYALETQGRPVFSGAPTEEELVVHELAHQWFGDSVSPKTWKDMWLNEGFATYAEWLWAEDHGGSTAQEYFEAFRTGDTDVDRDAGSDWYAFPPAAPPGPADISAEPVYYRGAMVLHRIRQEVGDEKFFALVRGWVADHRHGNVSTADFTAYAEKKTGHDLKKVWDVWLYGKDRPE, translated from the coding sequence GTGGAACTCCGTACGCTCTACCGCCTCGCCGCCCCCTCCGCCGTCGCCCTGCTCGCCCTCACCACGGGGTGTACGGGGGACACGGTGCAGGGGCGGCCGGGTGCGTCGGGGCTGCGGGACCCGTACTTCCCCCGGGCCGGGAACGGCGGCTACCAGGTCGACCACTACGCGCTGGACCTGGACTACGACCCCGCCGACGGGCGGCTGCACGGCAAGGCCGTCATCACCGCCCGCGCCGAGCAGGCGCTCAGCTCCTTCAACCTGGATTTCAGCGGCCTGAACGTCGAGGGCGTGACCGTCCAGGGCGAGGGGGCCCGGTACAACCGGACCGGCAACGAGCTGACGGTGCGCCCCGCCGAGGACCTGGCGAAGGGCGAGGTCTTCCGTACGGAGGTCGACTACAGCGGGAAGCCGAAGCCCCTCGTGGACGTGGACGGCGCCAAGGAGGGCTGGATCACCACGTCGGACGGCGCGGTGGCCGTCGGCGAGCCGGTCGGTTCGATGACCTGGTTCCCCGGCAACCACCACCCCGGCGACAAGGCCGCTTACGACATCACCATCACCGTCCCGCGCGGCTACGAGGCGGTCTCGAACGGCGAGTTGCGCTCCCGTACCGAGGACGCGGACGGGCGGACGGCGTTCGCGTGGCACAGTCCGGAGCCGATGGCGAGCTATCTCGCGACCGCCGCCGTCGGGCCGTTCAAGGTGACGACCGGGCGGACGCCCTCGGGGGTCGGCCTCTACAGCGCCGTGGCGCCCGGGGAGCAGGCCGCGAACACGGGTCCGCTGGCCCGGCTGCCGGAGATGGTGGAGTGGGGCAGCGGACGGTTCGGTCCGTACCCCTTCGCCTCGGCGGGCGCGATCGTGGTGCCCGCGGGGACCCTGTCCTACGCGCTGGAGACCCAGGGACGCCCCGTCTTCTCCGGCGCGCCGACCGAGGAGGAGCTCGTCGTGCACGAGCTCGCCCACCAGTGGTTCGGCGACTCGGTGTCCCCGAAGACCTGGAAGGACATGTGGCTCAACGAGGGCTTCGCGACCTACGCGGAGTGGCTGTGGGCCGAGGACCACGGCGGGTCCACGGCGCAGGAGTACTTCGAGGCGTTCCGGACCGGTGACACGGACGTCGACCGGGACGCCGGCAGCGACTGGTACGCCTTCCCTCCGGCCGCTCCGCCCGGGCCCGCGGACATCTCGGCGGAGCCGGTGTACTACCGCGGCGCGATGGTCCTGCACCGGATCCGGCAGGAGGTGGGCGACGAGAAGTTCTTCGCCCTGGTGCGCGGCTGGGTCGCCGACCACCGGCACGGGAACGTGAGCACGGCCGACTTCACGGCCTACGCCGAGAAGAAGACGGGCCACGACCTGAAGAAGGTCTGGGACGTGTGGCTGTACGGGAAGGACCGTCCCGAGTAG
- a CDS encoding GNAT family N-acetyltransferase: protein MILHPLVPVDGALPGPVLTEIAALYSTNHAFFELSGDFPDPDRITVEQVAAALAGELAHDSAEVLLARSAGRLVGLAATLAQAPAADDPDPWIGLLLIDATAHREGYGRAVATLIEDRFRTAGRAGVRIAVLDNNPTALAFWQSQGYVELRRAKDRELGRDCTVLRKPLEAP from the coding sequence GTGATCCTGCACCCCCTCGTCCCCGTCGACGGCGCCCTCCCCGGCCCGGTCCTCACCGAGATCGCCGCGCTCTACTCGACGAACCACGCCTTCTTCGAACTCAGCGGGGACTTCCCCGACCCGGACCGCATCACGGTCGAACAGGTCGCCGCCGCGCTCGCCGGTGAACTCGCCCACGACAGCGCCGAGGTGCTCCTCGCCCGGTCCGCCGGCCGCCTCGTCGGGCTGGCCGCCACCCTCGCTCAGGCACCCGCCGCCGACGACCCGGACCCGTGGATCGGCCTGCTGCTCATCGACGCCACCGCCCACCGCGAGGGATACGGCCGCGCCGTGGCCACCCTGATCGAGGACCGCTTCCGCACCGCCGGACGCGCGGGCGTGCGCATCGCCGTACTGGACAACAACCCGACGGCGCTCGCCTTCTGGCAGTCCCAGGGCTACGTCGAGCTGCGCCGGGCCAAGGACCGCGAGCTGGGCCGCGACTGCACCGTGCTGCGCAAGCCGCTCGAAGCCCCGTAG
- a CDS encoding TerD family protein, whose translation MAVSLSKGGNVSLSKEAPGLAAVTVGLGWDVRTTTGVDFDLDASAIAVNPTGKVVSDGHFVFFNNKSTPDQTIVHTGDNRTGEGAGDDEAINVNLAGLPADVDKIVFPVSIYDAEARSQNFGQVRNAYIRVVNQAGGAEIARYDLSEDAATETAMVFGELYRNGAEWKFRAVGQGYASGLTGIAQDFGVNV comes from the coding sequence ATGGCTGTCAGCCTGTCCAAGGGCGGCAACGTCTCGCTCTCGAAGGAGGCCCCGGGCCTCGCCGCCGTCACGGTCGGCCTCGGCTGGGACGTCCGTACGACGACCGGAGTCGACTTCGACCTCGACGCCTCGGCCATCGCGGTCAACCCGACGGGCAAGGTCGTCTCCGACGGCCACTTCGTCTTCTTCAACAACAAGTCCACCCCGGACCAGACCATCGTCCACACCGGTGACAACCGCACCGGCGAGGGCGCGGGCGACGACGAGGCCATCAACGTCAACCTCGCCGGCCTGCCGGCCGACGTCGACAAGATCGTCTTCCCGGTCTCCATCTACGACGCCGAGGCCCGCAGCCAGAACTTCGGCCAGGTCCGCAACGCGTACATCCGCGTCGTGAACCAGGCCGGCGGCGCCGAGATCGCCCGCTACGACCTCTCCGAGGACGCGGCCACCGAGACCGCCATGGTCTTCGGCGAGCTCTACCGCAACGGCGCCGAGTGGAAGTTCCGCGCGGTCGGCCAGGGGTACGCCTCCGGCCTCACCGGCATCGCGCAGGACTTCGGCGTCAACGTCTAG
- the arfB gene encoding alternative ribosome rescue aminoacyl-tRNA hydrolase ArfB: MPGPYVIRGSVVLPEGELAWRFSRSSGPGGQHVNTSDSRAELLFDLAATKALPEVWKERALERLAARLVDGVVTVRASEHRSQLRNREMALVRLASLLAEATAPPPKQRRATKIPRGINERRLREKKARAETKRGRTGRDW; the protein is encoded by the coding sequence ATGCCTGGTCCCTATGTCATCCGCGGTTCGGTCGTGCTCCCCGAGGGAGAGCTCGCCTGGCGGTTCTCGCGTTCCTCGGGGCCCGGCGGTCAGCACGTGAACACCTCGGACTCGCGCGCGGAGCTGCTGTTCGACCTGGCGGCCACCAAGGCGCTGCCCGAGGTGTGGAAGGAGCGGGCGCTGGAGCGGCTCGCGGCGAGGCTGGTGGACGGTGTGGTGACCGTACGGGCCTCCGAGCACCGCTCGCAGCTGCGCAACCGGGAGATGGCGCTGGTCCGGCTGGCCTCGCTGCTGGCCGAGGCGACGGCGCCGCCGCCGAAGCAGCGCCGGGCGACGAAGATCCCGCGCGGGATCAACGAGCGCCGGCTGCGGGAGAAGAAGGCGCGGGCCGAGACCAAGCGCGGCCGCACGGGCCGGGACTGGTAG
- a CDS encoding flavin reductase family protein, translating into MLKTTPVPTVSRGTPHAEGVSNDEFRAAMSRLAAGVCLITAHEPPLTADGPRGEDVGMTATAFMSVSLDPPLVLVSLREGSRMDDLLAEQPLWAVSVLADHQLQVAGRFAMKGRISDRLLFADLPHVRGEASGAPLLSGALATLECRTENRVEAGDHTLVVGRVLTAGLPSPDGQPLTYFRGRYRHLGT; encoded by the coding sequence GTGCTGAAGACGACCCCCGTACCCACCGTGTCCCGCGGAACCCCCCATGCTGAGGGAGTGAGCAATGACGAGTTCCGGGCCGCGATGTCCCGGCTGGCGGCGGGCGTGTGCCTGATCACCGCGCACGAGCCCCCGCTGACCGCGGACGGCCCGCGCGGAGAGGACGTCGGCATGACGGCGACCGCCTTCATGTCCGTGTCCCTGGATCCGCCGCTGGTCCTGGTGAGCCTGCGCGAGGGCTCCCGGATGGACGACCTGCTGGCGGAACAGCCCCTGTGGGCGGTGTCGGTCCTCGCCGACCACCAGCTCCAGGTGGCGGGCCGCTTCGCGATGAAGGGCCGCATCAGCGACCGGCTGCTCTTCGCCGACCTGCCGCACGTACGCGGCGAGGCCTCCGGCGCCCCCCTGCTGAGCGGCGCCCTGGCCACCCTGGAATGCCGTACGGAGAACCGCGTCGAGGCGGGCGACCACACCCTGGTCGTCGGCCGGGTCCTGACGGCCGGCCTGCCGTCCCCGGACGGTCAGCCCCTCACGTACTTCCGCGGGCGCTACCGGCACCTGGGCACGTAA
- the cdgB gene encoding diguanylate cyclase CdgB, translated as METESEPYVRLATLRQLHRVVAELNTARSLADTLQTVVDGIVVGLGYELACVNLVRPDGDLVVAAFAGDPAAEALITGRVGSRASWERRLTMGENWDGLRFIPHTEGWVLMEDDVPQWHTDGPDPRFEDEWHPEDRLYAPMYASGGELLGVISVDRPRNGRRPGAWGREALQMYAFQAAIAISNARLRANMQRALVRLEREQQALRASEESFRQAFEYAPSGMAIAEMGGDQHGRLLRTNDALCRLLGRPASVLRRYSFSDLVHPEDIGTLLRTSAEGGRAELRLGRRDGTYVWVSLRNSVVADAADGPRFLLTHVEDIEERKRHELQLAHRASHDSLTGLPNSAELRARLGARLCRRPQSVRASAVEALDAAFEGRDTYDGHAAHGGHAAHAAHDGHPVGAEAGGAGEHGFHGDGSDRFPGGDPFEFPGAPPAPADGPYDHHVHTVAPATDIDDGTKGLAVLFCDLDGFKSINDRFGHHTGDAVLIEVARRLTTGVRDGDTVARLGGDEFVVLADGLGAADAADLAVRLRNAIIPPIRVDGRAVRVGASFGIGWASCGMSADEVLRSADQRMYIEKRSRSKAHRRAG; from the coding sequence ATGGAGACCGAGTCGGAGCCGTACGTCCGTCTTGCGACCCTGCGGCAGCTGCACCGGGTGGTGGCCGAGCTCAATACGGCCCGGAGCCTGGCGGACACTCTGCAGACCGTCGTGGACGGCATCGTCGTGGGCCTCGGCTACGAACTCGCCTGTGTCAACCTCGTTCGCCCGGACGGTGATCTCGTCGTCGCCGCCTTCGCGGGAGACCCCGCCGCGGAGGCCCTCATCACCGGCCGCGTCGGCTCCCGCGCCTCCTGGGAACGCCGCCTGACGATGGGTGAGAACTGGGACGGGCTCAGGTTCATCCCGCACACCGAGGGCTGGGTCCTCATGGAGGACGACGTCCCCCAGTGGCACACCGACGGCCCCGATCCCCGGTTCGAGGACGAGTGGCACCCCGAGGACCGGCTCTACGCACCCATGTATGCGTCCGGCGGGGAACTTCTGGGTGTCATTTCGGTGGACAGACCGCGCAACGGCCGCAGGCCCGGCGCCTGGGGCCGCGAAGCGCTCCAGATGTACGCCTTCCAGGCGGCGATTGCCATCAGCAATGCGCGGCTCCGCGCGAACATGCAGCGGGCCCTCGTCCGGCTGGAACGCGAGCAGCAGGCACTGCGGGCCAGTGAAGAGTCGTTCCGCCAGGCCTTCGAGTACGCGCCCAGCGGCATGGCCATCGCCGAGATGGGCGGCGACCAGCACGGCCGGCTGCTGCGGACCAACGACGCGCTGTGCCGGCTGCTCGGCCGGCCCGCCTCCGTCCTGCGCCGCTACTCCTTCTCCGACCTGGTCCACCCCGAGGACATCGGCACCCTGCTGCGCACCTCCGCCGAGGGCGGCCGCGCCGAGCTGCGCCTGGGCCGCCGCGACGGCACGTATGTATGGGTCTCGCTGCGCAACTCCGTCGTCGCCGACGCCGCCGACGGCCCCCGGTTCCTGCTCACGCACGTCGAGGACATCGAGGAGCGCAAGCGGCACGAGCTCCAGCTCGCCCACCGCGCCAGCCACGACTCGCTGACCGGCCTGCCCAACAGCGCCGAGCTGCGGGCCCGCCTCGGCGCCCGGCTGTGCCGCAGGCCACAGTCGGTGCGGGCCAGCGCGGTGGAGGCGCTGGACGCGGCCTTCGAGGGGCGCGACACGTACGACGGTCACGCGGCGCACGGGGGCCACGCCGCGCACGCGGCGCACGACGGGCACCCGGTGGGGGCGGAGGCGGGTGGTGCCGGTGAGCACGGGTTTCACGGCGACGGCTCCGACCGGTTCCCCGGGGGCGACCCCTTCGAATTCCCCGGGGCGCCGCCCGCCCCGGCGGACGGTCCGTACGACCACCACGTGCACACGGTGGCTCCCGCGACCGACATCGACGACGGGACGAAGGGGCTCGCGGTCCTCTTCTGCGACCTGGACGGCTTCAAGTCGATCAACGATCGGTTCGGGCACCACACCGGCGACGCGGTCCTGATCGAGGTGGCCCGGCGGCTGACGACCGGCGTCAGGGACGGTGACACCGTCGCCCGGCTGGGTGGTGACGAATTCGTCGTCCTGGCCGACGGCCTGGGCGCCGCCGACGCCGCCGACCTCGCCGTCCGGCTGCGCAACGCGATCATCCCGCCGATCCGGGTGGACGGCCGTGCGGTGCGGGTGGGGGCCAGTTTCGGCATCGGCTGGGCCAGCTGCGGGATGTCCGCCGACGAGGTGCTGCGCTCCGCCGATCAGCGGATGTACATCGAGAAGAGGTCCCGGTCGAAGGCCCATCGCCGGGCGGGATGA
- a CDS encoding CBM35 domain-containing protein, whose amino-acid sequence MTTPANNGPHGGANKPEDDDPFGYLYEDGQAAGATPPGQGGYGYPGSAGGGQPGPQPGVPRTSHHQVRTVGDRRNGGQRGPVPQQQGPGYQAQYQAPEALQAGGYGVPAQQAQSPQHQTQAVAHPGGHGGGRGGGGSSRRGLLIAAVAVVAVVVIGIAAALQFGDKDKGKEGPTTNAGQQSPAPQNPASPAPSSPKPSQDPLPKGEAAGAGMVLTGGARLESTVPGSKSSGGQYVAGFNQTGAALTWTVDVPEAGDYTLFVNYGVPGKPGKATLTVNGQSPNQSLNLDNFAKAADGAWDKGWTRTFAWITLKKGTNAMKISCEAGNQCDVVFDQLELASGHTRR is encoded by the coding sequence ATGACGACGCCCGCGAACAACGGCCCGCACGGTGGGGCGAACAAGCCCGAGGACGACGATCCGTTCGGCTACCTCTACGAGGACGGCCAGGCCGCCGGGGCCACCCCGCCCGGGCAGGGCGGATACGGCTACCCCGGTTCGGCGGGCGGCGGTCAGCCTGGTCCTCAGCCCGGCGTCCCCCGCACCTCGCACCACCAGGTGCGTACGGTCGGTGACCGCAGGAACGGCGGCCAGCGCGGCCCCGTCCCGCAGCAGCAGGGCCCGGGCTACCAGGCCCAGTACCAGGCCCCCGAAGCGCTCCAGGCGGGCGGCTACGGCGTTCCGGCGCAGCAGGCGCAGTCCCCGCAGCACCAGACCCAGGCGGTTGCGCACCCCGGCGGTCACGGCGGCGGCCGAGGCGGCGGCGGGTCCAGCCGGCGCGGTCTGCTGATCGCGGCCGTCGCCGTGGTCGCGGTGGTCGTGATCGGCATCGCCGCGGCCCTGCAGTTCGGTGACAAGGACAAGGGCAAGGAAGGGCCGACCACGAACGCCGGCCAGCAGTCGCCGGCCCCCCAGAACCCGGCCAGCCCGGCCCCGAGCAGCCCGAAGCCCTCGCAGGACCCGCTGCCGAAGGGCGAGGCGGCCGGTGCGGGCATGGTGCTGACCGGCGGTGCGCGGCTGGAGAGCACGGTGCCCGGTTCGAAGAGCTCGGGCGGCCAGTACGTCGCCGGCTTCAACCAGACCGGTGCGGCGCTCACCTGGACGGTGGACGTGCCCGAGGCGGGCGACTACACGCTGTTCGTCAACTACGGCGTTCCCGGCAAGCCCGGCAAGGCGACCCTCACGGTCAACGGGCAGAGCCCGAACCAGTCGTTGAACCTGGACAACTTCGCCAAGGCGGCGGACGGCGCCTGGGACAAGGGCTGGACGCGCACCTTCGCGTGGATCACCCTCAAGAAGGGCACGAACGCGATGAAGATCTCGTGCGAGGCCGGCAACCAGTGCGATGTCGTCTTCGACCAGCTGGAGCTGGCCTCGGGCCACACCCGGCGCTGA
- a CDS encoding 1-phosphofructokinase family hexose kinase has translation MILTVTLNTALDVTYQVPRLLPHASHRVSAVTERAGGKGINVARVLAALGHEVTATGFAGGPVGSVVRGLLARSPGVVDALVPCAGTTRRTVAVADAGTGDTTQFNEPGPLITAAEWSRFLTRYEDLVSGARAVALCGSLPPGVPVGAYALLVRSARAAGVPVLLDTSGEALRRGVAARPEIIKPNAAELAELTGSRDPLPATRDARRRGAHAVVTSLGPAGLLAATAEGCWQASPPRPLSGNPTGAGDSAVAGLLSALAEGLDWPDRLTRAVALSAATVLAPVAGEFDPGVYEELRGAVRVTAGS, from the coding sequence ATGATCCTTACCGTGACGCTCAACACCGCGCTCGACGTCACGTACCAAGTGCCGCGGCTGCTTCCGCACGCCTCGCACCGGGTCTCGGCCGTCACTGAACGCGCCGGCGGCAAGGGGATCAACGTCGCGCGCGTCCTGGCCGCCCTCGGCCACGAGGTCACCGCCACCGGCTTCGCGGGCGGACCGGTCGGCTCCGTCGTCCGGGGGCTGCTCGCGCGGTCCCCGGGCGTGGTCGACGCCCTGGTGCCCTGCGCCGGCACCACCCGCCGCACGGTCGCCGTGGCCGACGCGGGCACCGGCGACACCACCCAGTTCAACGAGCCGGGCCCGCTGATCACCGCCGCGGAGTGGTCACGGTTCCTCACGCGCTACGAGGACCTCGTGTCCGGGGCCCGCGCCGTCGCCCTGTGCGGCAGCCTCCCGCCGGGCGTGCCCGTGGGCGCGTACGCGCTGCTCGTCCGGTCGGCCCGCGCGGCCGGGGTGCCCGTCCTGCTGGACACCAGCGGCGAGGCCCTGCGCCGCGGGGTCGCCGCCCGCCCGGAGATCATCAAGCCGAACGCCGCCGAACTGGCCGAGCTCACCGGATCCCGCGACCCGCTCCCCGCCACCCGCGACGCCCGCCGCCGGGGCGCCCACGCGGTGGTCACCTCGCTCGGCCCGGCCGGCCTGCTGGCCGCCACCGCCGAGGGCTGCTGGCAGGCGTCCCCGCCCCGCCCGCTGTCCGGCAACCCCACCGGAGCCGGCGACTCCGCGGTCGCCGGCCTGCTGTCCGCGCTGGCCGAGGGCCTGGACTGGCCGGACCGCCTCACCCGCGCGGTCGCCCTCTCGGCGGCCACGGTCCTCGCCCCGGTGGCGGGGGAGTTCGACCCCGGCGTCTACGAGGAGCTGCGGGGCGCCGTACGCGTCACCGCCGGCAGCTGA